In Gossypium raimondii isolate GPD5lz chromosome 12, ASM2569854v1, whole genome shotgun sequence, a single window of DNA contains:
- the LOC105764911 gene encoding protein EDS1L: MGSLTIGEISGELIKKTCSIAMAAHKSPEKPYLVEKSSEVLISFPGSWSVGDWFAQQPFGEMKIDGSELLCPKGNDKVATSLRSIGRDELASANKGFLTRFEMILAKPSLQTEVEKAIKEKKKIVFTGHSSGGAIAILTTVWFLEHYLKPGKTLMSPLCVTFGSPLVGDFIFNHALIRENWSNFFLHFVMRYDIVPRILLASLSTVGQELDQILKLLSQKTMFPIQGSVREASTFYTSVMRNASAVASHAACRLMGNTNPILETVASFIELSPYRPCGTFVFLPGHGKLVVVKNADAILQLLFYSAQLCSENQLNAVAERSLNDHLGYPSELQGCLNWQNVVQLDHLEGLPLSSSGAAAGNIATNIALDDLGLSTRARLCLRAAGEHEKQKLSNQQRMDNKRQEIELGLAKLEEYKSKSALCKVGYYDTFRISKYEDDFKANVTRLELTGIWDEIIEMLNRYELPEPFESRKDWIELATKYRRIVEPLDIANYYRHAKNEDTGSYMYKGRPRRYKYTQRWREHGLRMPVGSSAESCFWAEVEELLLLYRTADPGAFEVIRERTINLERKLDEWIRSNQISNDVFLKGSTFTKWWITLPIQHKSVSPIQGQINREI; encoded by the exons ATGGGTAGCCTTACGATTGGGGAAATTTCTGGGGAACTGATAAAGAAAACATGTTCGATTGCGATGGCAGCACATAAGTCGCCGGAAAAGCCTTACCTTGTAGAAAAATCATCGGAAGTATTGATCAGCTTCCCTGGATCCTGGTCTGTGGGTGACTGGTTTGCTCAACAACCTTTCGGGGAAATGAAGATTGATGGGTCGGAGTTACTGTGTCCCAAGGGCAACGATAAAGTGGCCACATCTCTTAGAAGTATTGGACGTGATGAACTTGCAAGCGCTAATAAAGGGTTTTTGACAAGATTTGAGATGATTTTGGCTAAACCTTCGCTTCAAACTGAG GTAGAAAAAGCTAttaaggagaagaagaagatagtGTTTACTGGACATTCATCTGGTGGCGCCATTGCTATCCTAACAACAGTTTGGTTCTTGGAGCACTACTTGAAACCTGGGAAAACCTTGATGTCACCTCTTTGTGTGACATTCGGATCCCCTCTTGTTGGTGATTTCATTTTCAACCATGCACTTATAAGAGAGAATTGGTCGAACTTTTTTCTGCATTTTGTGATGAGGTATGATATTGTCCCCCGGATTTTGCTTGCTTCTTTGTCTACCGTGGGGCAGGAACTAGACCAGATCCTTAAACTGTTGAGCCAGAAGACAATGTTTCCTATTCAGGGATCAGTTCGAGAAGCATCGACGTTTTATACAAGTGTGATGAGAAATGCATCAGCTGTTGCCAGCCATGCTGCCTGCCGATTAATGGGAAACACAAATCCAATATTGGAAACTGTGGCAAGCTTCATTGAGCTAAGCCCTTATAGGCCCTGTGGAACTTTTGTGTTTCTCCCTGGACATGGGAAGCTGGTTGTGGTAAAAAATGCCGATGCTATTCTTCAACTACTGTTCTACTCTGCTCAGCTCTGCTCTGAGAATCAACTTAATGCCGTTGCTGAGAGAAGCCTCAACGACCACTTGGGTTATCCAAGCGAGCTTCAAGGATGCTTAAATTGGCAAAATGTTGTTCAATTAGATCATTTGGAAGGGCTTCCACTCTCGTCGAGTGGCGCAGCTGCTGGGAATATAGCAACAAACATTGCCTTGGATGACCTTGGCTTG AGCACTAGGGCCAGGTTGTGTCTTCGGGCTGCCGGAGAGCACGAAAAGCAAAAATTAAGTAACCAGCAAAGAATGGATAATAAGAGGCAAGAAATTGAATTAGGACTTGCAAAACTAGAAGAGTACAAGAGCAAATCTGCATTGTGCAAGGTGGGCTATTATGACACCTTCAGGATATCAAAATACGAGGATGATTTCAAAGCAAATGTAACGAGGCTGGAACTAACAGGAATATGGGATGAGATTATTGAAATGCTGAATAGGTATGAACTCCCTGAACCATTTGAAAGCCGAAAAGATTGGATAGAGCTTGCAACCAAGTACCGTCGCATTGTCGAGCCTTTGGACATTGCCAATTATTATCGACACGCGAAAAACGAAGACACTGGATCCTATATGTACAAAGGCAGACCAAGACGCTACAAATACACTCAAAGATGGCGTGAGCATGGCTTGAGAATGCCAGTGGGATCAAGCGCAGAGTCCTGTTTCTGGGCTGAGGTAGAGGAGCTGCTGCTGCTCTATAGGACTGCCGACCCTGGAGCATTTGAAGTTATCAGGGAAAGAACTATAAATCTGGAAAGAAAGTTGGATGAATGGATTCGTAGTAACCAAATAAGCAATGATGTGTTCTTGAAAGGCTCCACCTTTACCAAATGGTGGATAACACTTCCTATCCAACACAAATCCGTCTCTCCAATCCAGGGGCAGATCAACAGAGAAATCTAA
- the LOC105764913 gene encoding uncharacterized protein LOC105764913 isoform X2, which translates to MATSGECEGDGEENGEQFLFQQTQKLLSLYLGVSFSVFLAYLPESSLALLPKLQTQTRDITARLLTAEEQLRQMKSRRKEDSKANARVVEIFATHRNAWQAEEKQLLQQIRDQRAKIEELERETHESKRRIEELQDIIGFISTTSGAAGGEQQQEEEQQMEEAFAAEDTRDDQLKFNGVLNVAHNGNFPFTPDLLASASSKFWADRATVWQDIQCESLESLYHMKHFVARRESPWKVDGESTGVSSKLKLLEQELLNLEKLGKSDFSRVPSLMRKQARRYQALTAKIDDLCRRMASDPSEPTLSVEFRTQRQTEFLLEAFRLQQHASETGQKLMALQTEIGKSYYKDDIGSSGSAKAGTKRSMDSIRNNLQEVQRNLEIWLARIIGDLEGILARDGSCSSRVREYCVSRYNSHFVQ; encoded by the exons ATGGCAACCTCAGGTGAGTGTGAAGGTGATGGTGAAGAAAATGGGGAGCAATTTCTATTTCAACAAACCCAGAAGCTGCTTTCTTTATATCTCGGTGTTAGTTTCAGTGTTTTCTTGGCATACCTTCCCGAGTCTTCCCTCGCTTTGCTGCCCAAGTTGCAAACCCAAACGAGAGATATCACAGCTAGGCTTTTAACGGCCGAAGAGCAGTTGAGGCAAATGAAGTCTAGGAGAAAAGAGGACTCCAAAGCTAATGCCAGAGTGGTCGAGATCTTTGCCACCCACAGGAACGCGTGGCAAGCGGAGGAGAAACAGCTCCTGCAGCAGATCCGGGATCAGAGAGCAAAGATCGAGGAGTTGGAGAGGGAGACCCATGAATCCAAGCGGAGAATTGAGGAGCTCCAGGACATTATCGGCTTCATCTCTACTACTAGCGGAGCTGCTGGTGGAGAACAACAACAAGAAGAAGAGCAACAAATGGAGGAGGCATTCGCTGCGGAAGACACCAGGGATGACCAACTCAAGTTTAATGGTGTCCTTAATGTTGCTCACAATGGGAATTTCCCTTTCACTCCCGATCTATTAGCTTCTGCTTCTTCTAAGTTCTGGGCCGACAGAGCTACTGTCTGGCAG GATATACAGTGTGAATCTCTTGAATCTTTGTATCATATGAAGCATTTTGTTGCAAG AAGGGAATCACCTTGGAAGGTAGATGGTGAATCAACTGGAGTTTCCTCTAAACTAAAGCTGCTCGAACAGGAACTATTGAATTTGGAAAAACTAGGCAAAAGTGATTTTTCAAGGGTACCTTCATTAATGAGGAAGCAGGCCAGAAGATATCAAGCTCTTACTGCAAAGATTGATGATCTCTGCAGAAGAATG GCTAGTGATCCCTCTGAACCTACACTCAGTGTAGAGTTTCGAACACAGAGGCAGACGGAGTTTTTGCTGGAAGCATTTCGGCTTCAGCAGCATGCATCTGAAACTGGTCAAAAGCTAATGGCATTACAAACCGAGATAGGGAAGAGTTACTACAAGGATGATATTGGAAGCTCAGGGTCAGCCAAAGCGGGCACGAAACGATCCATGGATTCCATTAGAAACAACTTACAGGAAGTACAAAGAAACTTGGAGATATGGTTGGCCAGAATTATAGGAGACCTGGAAGGGATTCTGGCCAGAGATGGCTCTTGCTCTTCTCGTGTTAGGGAATACTGCGTTTCTAGATACAACAGTCATTTTGTGCAGTAG
- the LOC105764913 gene encoding uncharacterized protein LOC105764913 isoform X3 produces the protein MATSGECEGDGEENGEQFLFQQTQKLLSLYLGVSFSVFLAYLPESSLALLPKLQTQTRDITARLLTAEEQLRQMKSRRKEDSKANARVVEIFATHRNAWQAEEKQLLQQIRDQRAKIEELERETHESKRRIEELQDIIGFISTTSGAAGGEQQQEEEQQMEEAFAAEDTRDDQLKFNGVLNVAHNGNFPFTPDLLASASSKFWADRATVWQDIQCESLESLYHMKHFVARESPWKVDGESTGVSSKLKLLEQELLNLEKLGKSDFSRVPSLMRKQARRYQALTAKIDDLCRRMQASDPSEPTLSVEFRTQRQTEFLLEAFRLQQHASETGQKLMALQTEIGKSYYKDDIGSSGSAKAGTKRSMDSIRNNLQEVQRNLEIWLARIIGDLEGILARDGSCSSRVREYCVSRYNSHFVQ, from the exons ATGGCAACCTCAGGTGAGTGTGAAGGTGATGGTGAAGAAAATGGGGAGCAATTTCTATTTCAACAAACCCAGAAGCTGCTTTCTTTATATCTCGGTGTTAGTTTCAGTGTTTTCTTGGCATACCTTCCCGAGTCTTCCCTCGCTTTGCTGCCCAAGTTGCAAACCCAAACGAGAGATATCACAGCTAGGCTTTTAACGGCCGAAGAGCAGTTGAGGCAAATGAAGTCTAGGAGAAAAGAGGACTCCAAAGCTAATGCCAGAGTGGTCGAGATCTTTGCCACCCACAGGAACGCGTGGCAAGCGGAGGAGAAACAGCTCCTGCAGCAGATCCGGGATCAGAGAGCAAAGATCGAGGAGTTGGAGAGGGAGACCCATGAATCCAAGCGGAGAATTGAGGAGCTCCAGGACATTATCGGCTTCATCTCTACTACTAGCGGAGCTGCTGGTGGAGAACAACAACAAGAAGAAGAGCAACAAATGGAGGAGGCATTCGCTGCGGAAGACACCAGGGATGACCAACTCAAGTTTAATGGTGTCCTTAATGTTGCTCACAATGGGAATTTCCCTTTCACTCCCGATCTATTAGCTTCTGCTTCTTCTAAGTTCTGGGCCGACAGAGCTACTGTCTGGCAG GATATACAGTGTGAATCTCTTGAATCTTTGTATCATATGAAGCATTTTGTTGCAAG GGAATCACCTTGGAAGGTAGATGGTGAATCAACTGGAGTTTCCTCTAAACTAAAGCTGCTCGAACAGGAACTATTGAATTTGGAAAAACTAGGCAAAAGTGATTTTTCAAGGGTACCTTCATTAATGAGGAAGCAGGCCAGAAGATATCAAGCTCTTACTGCAAAGATTGATGATCTCTGCAGAAGAATG CAGGCTAGTGATCCCTCTGAACCTACACTCAGTGTAGAGTTTCGAACACAGAGGCAGACGGAGTTTTTGCTGGAAGCATTTCGGCTTCAGCAGCATGCATCTGAAACTGGTCAAAAGCTAATGGCATTACAAACCGAGATAGGGAAGAGTTACTACAAGGATGATATTGGAAGCTCAGGGTCAGCCAAAGCGGGCACGAAACGATCCATGGATTCCATTAGAAACAACTTACAGGAAGTACAAAGAAACTTGGAGATATGGTTGGCCAGAATTATAGGAGACCTGGAAGGGATTCTGGCCAGAGATGGCTCTTGCTCTTCTCGTGTTAGGGAATACTGCGTTTCTAGATACAACAGTCATTTTGTGCAGTAG
- the LOC105764913 gene encoding uncharacterized protein LOC105764913 isoform X1, which yields MATSGECEGDGEENGEQFLFQQTQKLLSLYLGVSFSVFLAYLPESSLALLPKLQTQTRDITARLLTAEEQLRQMKSRRKEDSKANARVVEIFATHRNAWQAEEKQLLQQIRDQRAKIEELERETHESKRRIEELQDIIGFISTTSGAAGGEQQQEEEQQMEEAFAAEDTRDDQLKFNGVLNVAHNGNFPFTPDLLASASSKFWADRATVWQDIQCESLESLYHMKHFVARRESPWKVDGESTGVSSKLKLLEQELLNLEKLGKSDFSRVPSLMRKQARRYQALTAKIDDLCRRMQASDPSEPTLSVEFRTQRQTEFLLEAFRLQQHASETGQKLMALQTEIGKSYYKDDIGSSGSAKAGTKRSMDSIRNNLQEVQRNLEIWLARIIGDLEGILARDGSCSSRVREYCVSRYNSHFVQ from the exons ATGGCAACCTCAGGTGAGTGTGAAGGTGATGGTGAAGAAAATGGGGAGCAATTTCTATTTCAACAAACCCAGAAGCTGCTTTCTTTATATCTCGGTGTTAGTTTCAGTGTTTTCTTGGCATACCTTCCCGAGTCTTCCCTCGCTTTGCTGCCCAAGTTGCAAACCCAAACGAGAGATATCACAGCTAGGCTTTTAACGGCCGAAGAGCAGTTGAGGCAAATGAAGTCTAGGAGAAAAGAGGACTCCAAAGCTAATGCCAGAGTGGTCGAGATCTTTGCCACCCACAGGAACGCGTGGCAAGCGGAGGAGAAACAGCTCCTGCAGCAGATCCGGGATCAGAGAGCAAAGATCGAGGAGTTGGAGAGGGAGACCCATGAATCCAAGCGGAGAATTGAGGAGCTCCAGGACATTATCGGCTTCATCTCTACTACTAGCGGAGCTGCTGGTGGAGAACAACAACAAGAAGAAGAGCAACAAATGGAGGAGGCATTCGCTGCGGAAGACACCAGGGATGACCAACTCAAGTTTAATGGTGTCCTTAATGTTGCTCACAATGGGAATTTCCCTTTCACTCCCGATCTATTAGCTTCTGCTTCTTCTAAGTTCTGGGCCGACAGAGCTACTGTCTGGCAG GATATACAGTGTGAATCTCTTGAATCTTTGTATCATATGAAGCATTTTGTTGCAAG AAGGGAATCACCTTGGAAGGTAGATGGTGAATCAACTGGAGTTTCCTCTAAACTAAAGCTGCTCGAACAGGAACTATTGAATTTGGAAAAACTAGGCAAAAGTGATTTTTCAAGGGTACCTTCATTAATGAGGAAGCAGGCCAGAAGATATCAAGCTCTTACTGCAAAGATTGATGATCTCTGCAGAAGAATG CAGGCTAGTGATCCCTCTGAACCTACACTCAGTGTAGAGTTTCGAACACAGAGGCAGACGGAGTTTTTGCTGGAAGCATTTCGGCTTCAGCAGCATGCATCTGAAACTGGTCAAAAGCTAATGGCATTACAAACCGAGATAGGGAAGAGTTACTACAAGGATGATATTGGAAGCTCAGGGTCAGCCAAAGCGGGCACGAAACGATCCATGGATTCCATTAGAAACAACTTACAGGAAGTACAAAGAAACTTGGAGATATGGTTGGCCAGAATTATAGGAGACCTGGAAGGGATTCTGGCCAGAGATGGCTCTTGCTCTTCTCGTGTTAGGGAATACTGCGTTTCTAGATACAACAGTCATTTTGTGCAGTAG
- the LOC105764914 gene encoding probable aspartic protease At2g35615, with translation MASTFGNCSVLSSVVLPIMCICLTQWLLVFPVAKTIPNGFSVDLIHRDSPLSPLYNPLETPFDRFYNAYNRSISRINRFRPSYSKAVWSDIMASGGEYFMNISIGTPPVLVLGIADTGSDLTWVQCKPCEECYLQKPPLFDPMKSSTYKSVQCGSDPCNALDSSDRVCDQEQNTCKYSYSYGDRSFTRGNVALEKFTIGAANSTRIDSPVSFPNLVFGCGHKNGGTFDNVGSGIIGLGGGPLSLVKQLSKSIHGKFSYCLQAPDSAAKSSKLIFGTATDSNAVSTSTPLVDRDPSTYYYVTLEAISVGDKKLAYGSGSASSATGEGNIIIDSGTTLTFLESEFYNSLESALEEAIKAKRVSDPKGLLSPCFEADKDMDLPVITFHFSGADVKLQPWNTFAQVQDHMVCFTIVPSNDIAIFGNLSQMDFLVSYDLEERSVSFTPTDCTKNP, from the coding sequence ATGGCTTCAACTTTCGGAAACTGTTCAGTATTATCTTCTGTGGTTCTACCAATAATGTGCATATGCTTGACTCAGTGGCTGCTAGTGTTTCCAGTTGCAAAAACCATCCCAAATGGCTTTTCGGTGGACCTCATACACCGTGACTCCCCACTCTCTCCGCTTTACAACCCTCTTGAAACCCCGTTTGATCGTTTCTACAATGCTTACAACCGCTCTATCTCTCGCATTAATCGTTTCAGGCCAAGTTATTCCAAGGCAGTCTGGTCGGATATAATGGCGAGCGGTGGAGAGTATTTCATGAATATTTCCATTGGAACCCCACCAGTTTTGGTGCTGGGGATAGCCGACACCGGCAGTGATCTCACATGGGTTCAGTGTAAGCCTTGTGAAGAATGTTACCTGCAGAAGCCTCCTCTGTTTGATCCTATGAAATCCTCCACCTACAAGAGCGTTCAATGCGGGTCTGATCCCTGCAATGCATTGGATAGCTCCGACAGAGTCTGTGATCAAGAGCAGAACACTTGTAAATACAGCTACTCCTATGGAGACCGCTCCTTCACCAGAGGAAATGTTGCTCTCGAGAAGTTCACCATCGGTGCAGCCAACTCTACTCGCATAGACAGTCCGGTTTCCTTTCCGAACCTTGTGTTCGGCTGTGGACACAAAAATGGTGGCACATTTGATAATGTAGGTTCAGGTATCATCGGCCTTGGTGGAGGTCCCCTTTCTCTAGTCAAACAATTGAGTAAGTCCATCCATGGCAAGTTTTCCTACTGTCTGCAGGCTCCGGATTCAGCAGCGAAATCAAGCAAGTTAATATTCGGCACGGCAACCGACTCCAATGCTGTTTCAACTTCAACTCCCTTAGTTGACAGAGACCCTTCAACGTATTACTACGTGACATTAGAGGCCATCAGTGTAGGAGACAAAAAGTTGGCCTACGGCAGCGGATCAGCTTCATCGGCAACAGGGGAAGGCAACATCATCATCGACTCCGGGACGACATTGACGTTCCTGGAATCAGAGTTCTACAACAGCCTTGAATCAGCGTTGGAGGAAGCAATTAAGGCGAAACGAGTGAGTGATCCCAAGGGGCTTCTCAGCCCATGTTTCGAAGCCGATAAGGACATGGATCTTCCCGTTATCACGTTTCATTTTAGCGGTGCGGATGTGAAGTTGCAGCCATGGAATACATTCGCGCAAGTCCAAGATCATATGGTGTGCTTCACCATCGTACCTTCCAATGATATAGCCATTTTTGGGAACCTGTCTCAGATGGATTTCTTGGTCAGTTACGACCTTGAAGAGAGATCTGTCTCCTTCACGCCAACTGATTGCACCAAAAATCCATAG